Proteins from one Gammaproteobacteria bacterium genomic window:
- a CDS encoding diguanylate cyclase — MKSLGIRLAIVISIVLAGLIAVAGLFLERSLSRSIQDEGVEQAQLHAQTILGSLVTLMLNGNGTLAREWLDRLHGVAGIEDIGVLRTDGTPAFTDLSTVHAVNAFLGDPRFHREQITQFESSRPLPSNMFRQALSGQTAYELTRDGVITIAMPIQAQMECLTCHGYESNVLRGVLSLSLDNSAMLQRIRDMRHAIIMGAIAMVMILGLALWLALKFHVLRPIESLRAALVRMTQGSTEQPLAVDRQDELGQLAGVFNRMQSEVRDSQQRTRAVMDNVVDGVLTLRQDGTIEMINPATKRLFGYGDDELLGQHVDVLIPEKFRRSAAGIIAELGVPPVLGTPYEVTGLRSNDSTFPMEVTVSEMEVGGSLYYIVTVRDITTRKARTAALRYQALHDALTDLPNRTLLMDRLQQGLRKANRTDGTMALLLMDLDRFKEVNDTLGHHVGDKLLQQVAYRLRHVLRESDTVARLGGDEFSVILPDADARQAVVTAQKIIKAVEKTINVEGNDLHVGASVGVAMFPQHGDTANV, encoded by the coding sequence ATGAAAAGCCTGGGAATTCGTCTTGCTATCGTCATCTCTATCGTCCTTGCCGGATTGATAGCGGTTGCTGGTCTGTTTTTGGAGCGCAGTCTGTCTCGATCCATTCAGGATGAGGGGGTTGAGCAGGCGCAGCTGCACGCCCAGACAATTTTGGGTAGTTTGGTGACGCTGATGCTCAATGGCAATGGTACCTTGGCCCGCGAGTGGCTGGACCGTTTACACGGTGTTGCGGGTATTGAAGACATCGGCGTGCTGCGCACCGATGGCACTCCGGCGTTCACCGATTTAAGTACTGTCCATGCGGTAAACGCATTTTTGGGGGACCCCCGTTTTCATCGCGAACAAATCACGCAGTTTGAGTCCAGCCGGCCTTTGCCTAGCAACATGTTCCGTCAGGCCTTGTCCGGGCAGACTGCCTACGAGCTAACCCGCGATGGCGTTATCACTATTGCCATGCCGATTCAGGCGCAGATGGAATGTCTGACATGCCATGGCTACGAATCCAATGTATTGCGCGGTGTGCTGAGTCTATCGCTGGATAATAGTGCGATGCTGCAACGCATCCGCGATATGCGCCATGCCATCATTATGGGCGCGATTGCAATGGTAATGATTCTTGGACTAGCTCTGTGGCTGGCGCTGAAATTTCATGTGCTGCGTCCCATCGAAAGTTTGCGGGCAGCCCTGGTCAGAATGACCCAGGGAAGTACGGAGCAGCCGCTGGCGGTTGATCGTCAGGACGAGTTGGGGCAACTGGCGGGTGTGTTCAATCGCATGCAGTCCGAGGTGCGCGACAGTCAGCAACGGACCCGGGCAGTGATGGATAACGTGGTCGATGGGGTGCTGACATTGCGTCAGGATGGCACCATTGAAATGATTAATCCGGCCACCAAGCGGTTATTTGGGTACGGCGATGACGAACTGCTTGGGCAGCATGTTGATGTGCTGATTCCAGAAAAATTCCGCCGCAGTGCCGCCGGGATTATTGCCGAGCTGGGTGTGCCTCCTGTGCTGGGAACACCGTACGAAGTAACGGGGCTGCGCAGCAACGATTCGACTTTCCCCATGGAAGTGACGGTCAGCGAGATGGAGGTGGGCGGTAGCCTGTACTACATCGTGACCGTGCGTGACATTACCACCCGCAAGGCGCGCACCGCCGCGTTGCGCTACCAGGCTCTGCATGATGCGTTAACGGACCTGCCTAATCGCACGCTGCTGATGGATCGATTGCAGCAAGGCCTGCGCAAAGCCAATCGCACGGATGGCACCATGGCCTTGCTGCTGATGGATCTGGATCGTTTCAAGGAAGTGAATGACACCCTGGGTCACCATGTGGGTGACAAGTTGCTGCAGCAGGTGGCTTATCGTCTGCGTCATGTATTGCGCGAGTCGGATACCGTTGCGCGTTTGGGTGGCGACGAGTTTTCGGTGATTTTGCCCGATG